The Verrucomicrobiia bacterium genome segment GTGCATGCCTCACCCTGCCACAACGCCGGCCATCGTGCAGGCTGCGCCGGGCTATGTGCCTGCCCTGCACGCAAATCAGGCGCCAGGGTGGATTACACGTCGCAAATGAGCACGCCCTGCTTGAGCGACGCGAGGGCGTCGGGGCGCCTGGGCACGAACTCCTGGGCCACGTAGCCCTTGTAGCCGGTGTCCACGATGGCCTGCATGATGCGCGGGTAATGCAGTTCCTGGGTCTCGTCAATTTCGCCCCGGCCCGGCACGCCGCCGGTGTGGTAATGGTCGAAGTATTGGTGGTTCTCCCGGATGGTGTCGCACACGTCGCCATCCATGATCTGCATGTGGAAAATGTCGTAGAGCAGCTTGAACCGCTCCGAGCTGATGCGCTTGACCAGTTCCACGCCCCACGCCACATGGTCGCATTGGTAATCCTTGTGGCTGCGCTTGCTGTTCAGCAGTTCCATGCACAAGGTCACCTTCAGCTTTTCCGCGAGCGGCAGGATGCGCTTGAGGCCCGTTTCGCAGTTGTCCAATCCCTTGTCGTCGGCGAGTCCGTCGCGGTTCCCCGAGAAGCAGATCAGCCGTTCGAAACCCGCGTCGGCCGTTTCCTGGAGGCGCTTTTCATAGGCCTGCACCAGCTTGTCGTGATGTTCAATGCGGTTGAACGCCTTGCCGATGCCGCCCAAACCATCGATGACCGGGAAGCTGACCATGGAGCAGGTCAGCCCATGCTTTTTGACCGTGGCGAATTCATCCGGATTGAGCAGGTCGATCGCCACCAGCCCGATTTCCTTGCCCGCCACACACAGGTCGTCGAGCGAAATCTTGCCGTAGCACCAGCGGCACGCGCTGTGATTGATGCGGCCCTTGAGCTTGGTGGGCGCGGGTGATTCGGCCCGGGCCAGTTGGGGCAGGGCGGTGGTGGCGGCGGCCACGGCGGCGCTGCCGGCAATTTTGCGGATGGCGGAGCGGCGGGACATGGTGGATTGCATGGCCAATCCTTTAGCAGGACAGCCGGGGAATGCACGCAAATTGGGCGCGGATGATTCGCCGGCCGTTGCGAAACGGCGGTTGCGACGCCCGCGGTGATTTGCCAAGTTCGGTGGCCGGCCAAAACCTTCCGGACCAGCCGAACTGGGATGCAGACACCGCGAAAATGAAACTTCCAACTACTGTTCTTACGATGGCTATTGGCCTGTTGTGGGCGTGGTCCGCGGCGGCGCAGTCCAATGAAGCCTTGCTCAACAAGCTCGTTGAGAAGGGCATTTTGACCACGGACGAAGCGAAGCAGCTCAAGGCCGAATCAGAGCACCCCGCCGCGACGGCCTTCACCGCCAAGGCGGGCATGCCGCCGTGGGTCACGGCCTTCAAACTCGGTGGCGATTTTCGTGGCCGCTTTGATGACATTCTGCCCGACAATCAGGCGGGCGTTGACCGGTTGCGATGGCGCTACCGGATTCGCTTCGGATTCGTGGCGACGTTGCAGGACGACTTCGAGGTGGGCTTTCGGCTTGCTTCCGGCGACATGGACAGCGCCCTGGCCGCCGGGGCGAGTCCGTTGTCACCCAACCAGACCCTGCAGAACAACGGCTCCAAAAAGGGCGTCCTGATTGACCAGGTTTACGGGCGATGGATGCCCCTGCACACCGGGGCTTGGAAAGGTGACGTGGCGTTTGGGAAGCTGCCCGAGCCCTTTGTATTTTCCGAAATTGGCCTGGGCATCGATCCAGATTACTCGCCCGAGGGTGGTGCGCTGCAGTTGCAATACGAGCTGCGTCAGGGCCAAACCTTGCGCTGGATCAACGGCGGTTTCGTGCTCGATGAGATTTCACTGTCCAGCCACGATCCGTTCCTGCTTGGCAGCCAGTTGCGGTGGGAATCGCAATGGGCTTCGCAGTGGTCGTCGTCCCTGGGGCTGATGGTTTTTTCGTTTGCCAATGTGGACGAATTGAGCAACGGGGCGGTGCCCAACATGAACACGGGCAACTGGCGCGTGCTTCCCGCCGGCAGCGTCAGCGCGGCGGCGGCGGTTCCGCAGTTCAAGTTCAACCCCGTGCTGGCGGATGCCGCAATCACCTGGCGGGCCGCTCAAGTGCCGTGGTCTGCGGGGCCGTTTCCCGTCACGCTGGTGGGCACGTATTTGAACAATCCCGCGGCCCCCGCGAGCGCCGACAACTTCGGCTGGTCGGCGGGACTGGTCCTCGGCCGGACCGGCAAAAAGGGCACATGGGAGCTTTCCTATGAATACAAATGGCTTGGCGCAAATGCCATCTGGGAAGAGGTGGTGGACGACGATTTTGGCGGCTACTGGGCTTCCACGAGCGGATTGAACTTTGGCGTGAACGACGCACCCGGCTACTACACTGGCACCAACGTGCGCGGGCACATCGTGAGGCTGGCCTATTCCCCCTACGATTCTTTGACGCTCAGTGTGAAGTGGTATCTTACCGGCCTCATCAATGAACCGACGGTGAATGGCGGGACCGACCCCGCAAGCCTGGTTAACCGGGTCCAGGTTGACGCGCTCTGGCGGTTTTAGCTTCGTCCAGCGGAGCCGCGCCGGGCCGGAGGCCGCGTGCGGACGACGCGGAACAGCATTGTCCAAGCCAGACTCCGTGAAATCCGGCCAGTGACCGAACTTGATCGCTGCCAATCCGAGATTTTCAAGGCGGGATCCTTGTCACCGAATTGTCACAATGCCGCCGCATGGGTGTAACACGCCCGTCACAGTGTGTCCGTGCAACGCAATACTTGCATGAAACACACCATGACCAAATACACGAAACTCGCACTGACCGCCGCCGGCGTCGCCGCCTCCGTGGCCTGCGCCAACAAGGCAACGGCCCAGTCGGATGACGCGCTGCTCAACAAGCTCGTTCAAAAGGGCATCCTGACCGAGGCCGAAGCCAAGGACTTGAGCAAGGAGAACGACAGGGAGTTTTCCAAGAACCTGTCTGCCAATCTCGGCTTGCCCGCCTGGGTGAGCTCGTTCAAGTTGAACGGCGATTTCCGCGGCCGGCTCGATTACCTCGGCTCGGACAACTCGGCGTTTACGGATCGTTACCGGCTGCGCTACCGCGTGCGCGCGGGCATCACCGCCAAGCTGCAGGATGATTTTGAAGTGGGCCTGACGCTGGGCAGCGGGGATTCCGGCGGCAACGCGCTGTCGAACAACACGACGCTCGAAAACAACGGCACCAAGAAGCCCATCTGGATTGACAAGGCTTACGCGAAATGGACGCCCATTCACGACGGCGAGTGGACCCTCGGCACCACCATCGGCAAGATGGGCAACCCGTTCCAATTGTCGGCCATGGTGTTTGATCCGGATTACACGCCCGAGGGCGGGGCGCTGCAAGCCGGTTACAAGATCAACGACCAGCACTCGCTCCAGTTCAACACGGCCGGCTTCGTGGTGGATGAGCTGGGTGGTTCGTCGCACGATCCCTACCTGCTCGGCGCCCAGGCGTTGTGGAATGCCAGGTGGAGTTCCAAGGTGGACAGCTCTGTGGGCATTGCGGCCTTCGGCCTCGGCAACCGCGCGGGCAATGACGCCGCACTCGCCAACGGCAACACCGGCAACACGCAGAACAACTTCAATCCCTACGTCCTCAGCGGCAGCGCGACCTACAAGCTGGATCATTTCCCGCTTTTCCCGGGTGAATGCCCGATCAAGCTGGCGGGCGAATATATGGACAATCCGGCGGTTTCGAGCAACGGCGAGGGGTATTCGATCGGGGCCACGCTTGGCAAGGCCGGCAAACGCGGCACGTGGGATCTCTCCTACCGCTACCAACGCCTGGAGGCGGATGCCTGGTATGAGGGTTTTGTGGACGACGACAACGTCGCCTACAACGGGGGCATGATTCACGGCACCAACATCAAGGGCCACCTCGTCAAGCTGAACTACGCCCTCACTGATGCGCTGACCTTCACCTTCACCGGCTATTTCAACGATCTCATCAACGCCGGTCCGGCGAACAACGGCGGCACTCACATCATGGCTGATTTGATGTGGAAGTTCTAAAGTTTCTCAACTGTAACCTGAATCCCAAATCATTTGTGGTCTAATCCCACGGACATGAAGAACCTCATGAATACCTCGAAACTGTTTGCATTGGCCGCCGGCGCCCTCGTGGCGTTTGCGGGGCTCACCCAGGCGGCGGAACCGCTGCTCATCAACGGCGCGGGCTCCACCTTCGACCTCCCGGCATTCTCCAAGTGGTTCGACGCCTACGCCAAGCTCGATCCCAACACGCGCTTCAACTACCAGTCCATCGGCTCCGGCGGCGGGCAGCGCCAGTTGCTCAACGAAACGGTGGACTTTGGCGCCTCCGATGCCCCCATGACGGACGAGGCGATGGCCAAGGGGCCGGGCAAAATCCTGCACCTGCCGGTTGTGGCCGGCGGCGTGGCGATCATCTACAACCTGCCCGGGAATCCGAAGCTCAAGCTCGACGGCGCAACGCTCGCGGACATTTTCCTCGGCAAGGTGGCCAAGTGGAACGACGCGCGGATCGCGGCGTTGAACCCGGGCGTGAAGCTGCCCGACATGGAAATCATCGTCGTGCATCGCTCGGACGGCAGCGGCACGACCTTCATCTTCACCGACTACCTCAGCAGCGTCAGTCCGGCGTGGAAATCGCAGGTTGGCAAGGATGTTTCCGTCAAGTGGCCCACCGGGCTGGGCGGCAAAGGCAGCGAAGGCGTGGCGGGCCAGGTCAAGCAACTGCCCGGCGCCATTGGCTACGCGGAACTCGCCTACGCCAACCAGAACAAGATGCCGTATGCCGATGTGAAGAATGCGGCGGGCAGTTTTGTCTCGCCCTCGCCGGAATCCGTCAGCGCCGCGCTCGCCACGGCCACGATTCCCGACGACTTCCGCTTCTCGATGGTCAATCCGCCGGGCGAAAAGGCCTACCCCATCGCCGGCGCCAGCTGGATTCTGGTGTATCAGCATCAGAAGAAGGCCGATCATGGCGAGAAGCTTGCCGGGTTTCTGAAATGGGCCGTGACCGAAGGGCAGAAGCTGTCGGCCCAGCTGGACTACGCGCCGTTGCCGGAAAATGTCCAGCAACGCGTGCTCAAGCTGGTTGGCACAATTAAATACTGACACTTTGTTGGGGCGCCCGTTAACCTCGGGCTGGCGCGGGACGAAGAGCGAACAGTTCCTCCTCGCTCTTCGTCCCCATCATTTTTACGGAAACCGGCGGCCATGCCAGACGTTGCAACAACCGTTCCGAAGTCCGCGCCGGGTGAGCATCACCTGACGCAACACAAGTTCGGCGATCATGCCTTCAAATGGCTGACGCTGTTCATGGCATTGAGCGTGTTCGCCCTGATTGGGCTGATCGGCTACGAACTGGCGCACGGCTCGACGCTCGCCCTGAAGAAATTCGGCTGGCGCTTCCTCGTGAGCAGCGACTGGGATCCCGTCAGCGAACAGTTTGGCGCGCTGCCGTTCATCTTCGGCACGCTGGTGTCGTCGCTCATCGCGCTGGTCATCGCGGTGCCGCTCAGCGTGGCCAGCGCCGTGTTTCTCACCGAAATGGCGCCCCGCTGGTTGCGGCAGCCGCTGACCATCTTCATCGAGCTGTTGTCCGCCGTGCCGAGCGTCATTCTCGGCCTGTGGGGCATCTTCGTCATGGTGCCGTGGCTGCGGGTGCATCTCTTTCCCTGGCTGAAGAGCACGCTCGGTTTTTTGCCGCTG includes the following:
- a CDS encoding TIM barrel protein, with product MQSTMSRRSAIRKIAGSAAVAAATTALPQLARAESPAPTKLKGRINHSACRWCYGKISLDDLCVAGKEIGLVAIDLLNPDEFATVKKHGLTCSMVSFPVIDGLGGIGKAFNRIEHHDKLVQAYEKRLQETADAGFERLICFSGNRDGLADDKGLDNCETGLKRILPLAEKLKVTLCMELLNSKRSHKDYQCDHVAWGVELVKRISSERFKLLYDIFHMQIMDGDVCDTIRENHQYFDHYHTGGVPGRGEIDETQELHYPRIMQAIVDTGYKGYVAQEFVPRRPDALASLKQGVLICDV
- a CDS encoding putative porin, coding for MKLPTTVLTMAIGLLWAWSAAAQSNEALLNKLVEKGILTTDEAKQLKAESEHPAATAFTAKAGMPPWVTAFKLGGDFRGRFDDILPDNQAGVDRLRWRYRIRFGFVATLQDDFEVGFRLASGDMDSALAAGASPLSPNQTLQNNGSKKGVLIDQVYGRWMPLHTGAWKGDVAFGKLPEPFVFSEIGLGIDPDYSPEGGALQLQYELRQGQTLRWINGGFVLDEISLSSHDPFLLGSQLRWESQWASQWSSSLGLMVFSFANVDELSNGAVPNMNTGNWRVLPAGSVSAAAAVPQFKFNPVLADAAITWRAAQVPWSAGPFPVTLVGTYLNNPAAPASADNFGWSAGLVLGRTGKKGTWELSYEYKWLGANAIWEEVVDDDFGGYWASTSGLNFGVNDAPGYYTGTNVRGHIVRLAYSPYDSLTLSVKWYLTGLINEPTVNGGTDPASLVNRVQVDALWRF
- a CDS encoding putative porin — its product is MKHTMTKYTKLALTAAGVAASVACANKATAQSDDALLNKLVQKGILTEAEAKDLSKENDREFSKNLSANLGLPAWVSSFKLNGDFRGRLDYLGSDNSAFTDRYRLRYRVRAGITAKLQDDFEVGLTLGSGDSGGNALSNNTTLENNGTKKPIWIDKAYAKWTPIHDGEWTLGTTIGKMGNPFQLSAMVFDPDYTPEGGALQAGYKINDQHSLQFNTAGFVVDELGGSSHDPYLLGAQALWNARWSSKVDSSVGIAAFGLGNRAGNDAALANGNTGNTQNNFNPYVLSGSATYKLDHFPLFPGECPIKLAGEYMDNPAVSSNGEGYSIGATLGKAGKRGTWDLSYRYQRLEADAWYEGFVDDDNVAYNGGMIHGTNIKGHLVKLNYALTDALTFTFTGYFNDLINAGPANNGGTHIMADLMWKF
- the pstS gene encoding phosphate ABC transporter substrate-binding protein PstS, whose protein sequence is MNTSKLFALAAGALVAFAGLTQAAEPLLINGAGSTFDLPAFSKWFDAYAKLDPNTRFNYQSIGSGGGQRQLLNETVDFGASDAPMTDEAMAKGPGKILHLPVVAGGVAIIYNLPGNPKLKLDGATLADIFLGKVAKWNDARIAALNPGVKLPDMEIIVVHRSDGSGTTFIFTDYLSSVSPAWKSQVGKDVSVKWPTGLGGKGSEGVAGQVKQLPGAIGYAELAYANQNKMPYADVKNAAGSFVSPSPESVSAALATATIPDDFRFSMVNPPGEKAYPIAGASWILVYQHQKKADHGEKLAGFLKWAVTEGQKLSAQLDYAPLPENVQQRVLKLVGTIKY
- the pstC gene encoding phosphate ABC transporter permease subunit PstC — its product is MPDVATTVPKSAPGEHHLTQHKFGDHAFKWLTLFMALSVFALIGLIGYELAHGSTLALKKFGWRFLVSSDWDPVSEQFGALPFIFGTLVSSLIALVIAVPLSVASAVFLTEMAPRWLRQPLTIFIELLSAVPSVILGLWGIFVMVPWLRVHLFPWLKSTLGFLPLFQGPIYGVSMLAGGIILAIMIIPIITSVSREIIRSVPGLQREAAYALGATRWEVTRIAVLSYAKKGLFGATILGLGRALGETMAVTMVIGNRPEIAKSLFAPGYTLASVVANEFTEATTDLYLHALFELGLVLLGVTILVNALAQLLLKTLGGPGVKGQR